The Georgenia faecalis genome includes a window with the following:
- a CDS encoding glucose-1-phosphate adenylyltransferase: MSAPRVLAIVLAGGEGKRLMPLTEERAKPAVPFGGIYRLIDFALSNIVNSGYLKIVVLTQYKSHSLDRHIAKTWRMSTLLGNYVAPVPAQQRVGKRWYLGSADAIFQSLNLIHDERPDVVVIVGADNIYRMDFSQMVDQHVASGLPLTVAAIRQPLSLADQLGVVQAHPTQPGKIGAFLEKPTDAVGLADSPDEVLASMGNYVMDADALIEAVTKDSADPDSKHDMGGSIVPWFVDQQAAGYYDFGDNDVPGSTPRDRAYWRDVGTIDAYYEANQDLIAVTPVFNLYNDHWPLYAGNPNLPPAKFVYGNRERLGHAMDSLVSPGVIVSGGEVVGSIISPGTKVNSWSSVRDSVILDNVDVGRNATVSRAIVDKNVRIEEGAQVGVDAERDRERGFTVTESGITVVPKGTRVTR, encoded by the coding sequence ATGTCAGCCCCACGCGTCCTCGCCATCGTCCTGGCCGGAGGTGAGGGCAAGCGACTCATGCCCCTCACCGAGGAGCGGGCCAAGCCCGCCGTCCCCTTCGGGGGCATCTACCGGCTCATCGACTTCGCCCTGTCGAACATCGTCAACTCCGGCTACCTCAAGATCGTCGTCCTCACCCAGTACAAGTCGCACAGCCTCGACCGGCACATCGCCAAGACGTGGCGGATGTCGACCCTGCTGGGCAACTACGTCGCGCCGGTGCCCGCCCAGCAGCGCGTGGGCAAGCGGTGGTACCTCGGCAGCGCCGACGCGATCTTCCAGTCGCTCAACCTCATCCACGACGAGCGGCCCGACGTCGTCGTCATCGTCGGCGCGGACAACATCTACCGCATGGACTTCTCCCAGATGGTCGACCAGCACGTCGCCTCGGGGCTGCCGCTCACCGTGGCGGCCATCCGCCAGCCGCTGAGCCTGGCCGACCAGCTGGGTGTCGTGCAGGCGCACCCCACCCAGCCGGGCAAGATCGGGGCGTTCCTCGAGAAGCCCACCGACGCCGTCGGCCTGGCGGACTCCCCCGACGAGGTCCTCGCCTCCATGGGCAACTACGTCATGGACGCCGACGCCCTCATCGAGGCGGTGACCAAGGACTCCGCGGACCCCGACTCCAAGCACGACATGGGCGGCAGCATCGTCCCCTGGTTCGTCGACCAGCAGGCTGCCGGCTACTACGACTTCGGCGACAACGACGTGCCGGGCTCCACGCCCCGCGACCGCGCCTACTGGCGCGACGTCGGCACGATCGACGCGTACTACGAGGCGAACCAGGACCTCATCGCCGTGACGCCCGTCTTCAACCTCTACAACGACCACTGGCCGCTGTACGCGGGCAACCCGAACCTGCCGCCGGCGAAGTTCGTCTACGGCAACCGCGAGCGCCTGGGCCACGCCATGGACTCCCTCGTCTCCCCCGGCGTCATCGTCTCCGGCGGTGAGGTGGTCGGCTCGATCATCTCCCCCGGGACCAAGGTGAACTCGTGGTCGTCGGTGCGCGACTCCGTCATCCTCGACAACGTCGACGTCGGCCGGAACGCCACCGTGAGCCGCGCCATCGTCGACAAGAACGTCCGCATCGAGGAGGGCGCGCAGGTCGGCGTCGACGCCGAGCGGGACCGCGAGCGCGGCTTCACGGTGACGGAGTCGGGGATCACCGTCGTCCCCAAGGGCACCCGCGTGACCCGCTGA
- a CDS encoding SixA phosphatase family protein: MTTRRLVLLRHAAAEHEGDLGDAMRPLSAAGRRQAGAVGPLLEAATGGIDLALVSTALRTRETYRILATHLSAPPRVVESDAVYEAGARSLLALLREVPEDTRCVLVVGHEPTMSTLAHLLAGSGREDLAAQVSLGMSTASAAVLEVEDWASLDRSAAALVDLVRSPGQA; encoded by the coding sequence GTGACCACCCGCCGCCTCGTCCTCCTGCGTCACGCCGCCGCCGAGCACGAGGGCGACCTGGGGGACGCGATGCGGCCCCTGAGCGCCGCGGGCCGGCGCCAGGCGGGCGCCGTGGGACCGCTCCTCGAGGCCGCCACCGGAGGGATCGACCTCGCCCTGGTCTCCACCGCGCTGCGCACCCGGGAGACGTACCGGATCCTCGCCACGCACCTGTCGGCGCCGCCGCGGGTCGTCGAGAGCGACGCCGTCTACGAGGCGGGCGCCCGGTCCCTGCTCGCGCTCCTGCGGGAGGTGCCCGAGGACACCCGCTGCGTGCTCGTCGTCGGGCACGAGCCGACGATGTCGACGCTCGCCCACCTCCTCGCCGGCAGCGGCCGGGAGGACCTCGCCGCGCAGGTGAGCCTGGGGATGTCGACGGCGAGCGCGGCCGTCCTCGAGGTCGAGGACTGGGCGTCGCTGGACCGGTCGGCCGCCGCGCTCGTCGACCTCGTCCGCAGCCCCGGCCAGGCCTGA
- the serB gene encoding phosphoserine phosphatase SerB produces the protein MLRISTVWPEAPAAPTSAAGPDGARRAADVVAAAGLDLGAPVPTAGRGWAGLTWLTDAALPAGAGPQLRVRAGEQGIDLAVTTGALAEHGPALVVTDVDSTFITAESIDLLAARAGAGEAVAAVTELAMRGEIDFAESLRRRLLTLAGLPATVLEEVRAEIALMPGADALAAALAARGTPLGLVSGGFVEIVVPLAAELGIDRVRANALEVADGALTGRSSGAVVDAAAKARTLHAWAAELGVDPARVVAAGDGANDLPMLAAAGLGVAFCAKPLVQAQATAAVSFPRLDAVLGLVGLSAR, from the coding sequence GTGCTCCGCATCAGTACCGTCTGGCCCGAGGCCCCCGCCGCCCCCACCTCTGCGGCGGGGCCCGACGGCGCCCGGCGCGCCGCCGACGTCGTCGCGGCGGCCGGGCTCGACCTCGGGGCGCCCGTGCCCACGGCGGGGCGCGGGTGGGCCGGGCTCACCTGGCTCACCGACGCGGCGCTGCCCGCTGGGGCGGGGCCGCAGCTGCGGGTCCGCGCGGGCGAGCAGGGGATCGACCTCGCCGTCACCACCGGGGCGCTGGCCGAGCACGGGCCGGCCCTCGTCGTCACCGACGTCGACTCCACGTTCATCACCGCCGAGTCCATCGACCTCCTCGCCGCCCGGGCGGGCGCCGGCGAGGCCGTCGCTGCCGTCACCGAGCTCGCCATGCGCGGCGAGATCGACTTCGCCGAGAGCCTGCGCCGGCGGCTGCTCACCCTCGCCGGCCTGCCCGCCACGGTCCTCGAGGAGGTCCGGGCGGAGATCGCCCTCATGCCCGGGGCGGACGCGCTCGCCGCCGCCCTCGCCGCCCGGGGCACCCCCCTGGGGCTGGTCTCCGGCGGATTCGTCGAGATCGTCGTCCCGCTCGCCGCCGAGCTGGGGATCGACCGGGTGCGCGCCAACGCCCTCGAGGTGGCGGACGGGGCCCTCACCGGCCGGTCCAGCGGGGCCGTCGTCGACGCCGCCGCCAAGGCGCGGACGCTGCACGCCTGGGCCGCCGAGCTCGGTGTCGACCCCGCGCGCGTCGTCGCCGCGGGCGACGGCGCCAACGACCTGCCCATGCTCGCGGCCGCCGGGCTCGGGGTGGCGTTCTGCGCCAAGCCGCTCGTGCAGGCGCAGGCGACCGCGGCGGTGAGCTTCCCCCGCCTCGACGCCGTCCTCGGGCTGGTCGGCCTCAGCGCGCGCTGA
- a CDS encoding helix-turn-helix domain-containing protein — MTEKIARGTRVVGERRSALAASVAERYQQGESVRSIAADIGRSYGFVHGLLVSEQVTMRRRGGPLRRDAAPAVPL, encoded by the coding sequence GTGACCGAGAAGATTGCCAGAGGAACTCGCGTCGTGGGTGAGCGGCGAAGCGCGCTCGCTGCCAGCGTGGCCGAGCGGTACCAGCAGGGGGAGTCCGTCCGCTCGATAGCAGCGGACATCGGACGCTCCTACGGATTCGTCCACGGGCTGCTCGTGTCCGAGCAGGTCACGATGCGTCGACGGGGTGGTCCGCTGCGGCGCGACGCTGCGCCAGCTGTGCCTCTATAA
- the fabI gene encoding enoyl-ACP reductase FabI, producing the protein MGLLEGKTLLVTGVLKDTSIAFHVARLAQQEGAQVVLTSFGRQFRLTQAIARRLPEAAPVVELDVTNAEDLAALADRVREHADHLDGVVHSIGFAPQSVMGGNFLAGEWADVATALEVSAYSLKSLAVAARPLMGRGSAVVGLTFDASFAWPVYDWMGVAKAAFESTARYLARDLGPEGIRVNLVSAGPVRTTAAKSIPGFEQMEATWGERAPLGWDVNDPEPTARAVAALCSDWFPATTAEIVHVDGGVHAMGQ; encoded by the coding sequence ATGGGACTGCTCGAGGGCAAGACGCTGCTGGTGACCGGGGTGCTCAAGGACACCTCGATCGCCTTCCACGTGGCCCGGCTGGCGCAGCAGGAGGGCGCCCAGGTGGTCCTCACCTCCTTCGGACGTCAGTTCCGGCTCACCCAGGCCATCGCCCGGCGCCTGCCCGAGGCCGCCCCCGTCGTCGAGCTCGACGTCACCAACGCCGAGGACCTCGCCGCGCTCGCGGACCGGGTGCGCGAGCACGCCGACCACCTCGACGGCGTCGTCCACTCCATCGGGTTCGCCCCGCAGTCCGTCATGGGGGGCAACTTCCTCGCGGGGGAGTGGGCCGACGTCGCCACCGCGCTCGAGGTCTCCGCGTACTCGCTGAAGTCGCTCGCCGTGGCCGCCCGGCCGCTCATGGGCCGCGGCTCCGCCGTCGTCGGCCTCACCTTCGACGCGTCCTTCGCCTGGCCCGTCTACGACTGGATGGGCGTGGCCAAGGCGGCGTTCGAGTCGACGGCGCGCTACCTCGCCCGCGACCTCGGCCCCGAGGGCATCCGGGTCAACCTCGTCTCCGCCGGCCCGGTCCGCACCACCGCGGCCAAGTCGATCCCCGGTTTCGAGCAGATGGAGGCCACCTGGGGCGAGCGCGCGCCGCTCGGCTGGGACGTCAACGACCCGGAGCCGACCGCCCGCGCGGTCGCCGCGCTGTGCTCGGACTGGTTCCCCGCGACGACGGCGGAGATCGTCCACGTCGACGGCGGCGTCCACGCCATGGGGCAGTGA
- the fabG gene encoding 3-oxoacyl-ACP reductase FabG, with product MNDEPRSVLVTGATRGIGRAVAEAFVAAGDRVATIYRGGDLPDGVLGVRGDLRDTAAVDAAFTQIEAEHGPVEVLVANAGMTRDQLLMRMSDEEFTDVLDVNLTGAFRCVRRASKGMIRMRRGRIVLMSSVVATYGTPGQVNYAAAKAGLIGMARSITRELGARGITANVVAPGFIDTDMTAALPQDRQDAYRAAIPAARFGSVGDVTAAVLYLAGPGAGYVSGAVIPVDGGLGMGH from the coding sequence GTGAACGACGAACCGCGCAGCGTCCTCGTCACCGGGGCGACCCGCGGCATCGGGCGCGCCGTCGCCGAGGCCTTCGTCGCCGCCGGCGACCGCGTCGCCACGATCTACCGCGGCGGCGACCTGCCCGACGGCGTCCTCGGCGTGCGCGGGGACCTGCGGGACACCGCGGCGGTCGACGCGGCCTTCACGCAGATCGAGGCGGAGCACGGCCCGGTCGAGGTCCTCGTCGCCAACGCGGGCATGACCCGCGACCAGCTGCTCATGCGGATGAGCGACGAGGAGTTCACCGACGTCCTCGACGTCAACCTCACCGGTGCCTTCCGGTGCGTGCGCCGGGCGAGCAAGGGGATGATCCGGATGCGCCGCGGGCGCATCGTCCTCATGTCCTCCGTCGTCGCCACGTACGGCACCCCCGGCCAGGTGAACTACGCCGCCGCCAAGGCCGGCCTCATCGGCATGGCCCGCTCCATCACCCGCGAGCTCGGCGCCCGCGGCATCACCGCGAACGTCGTCGCCCCCGGGTTCATCGACACCGACATGACCGCCGCGCTGCCCCAGGACCGGCAGGACGCCTACCGGGCGGCCATCCCCGCCGCACGGTTCGGTTCCGTGGGGGACGTCACGGCGGCCGTGCTCTACTTGGCCGGACCCGGGGCCGGCTACGTCTCCGGCGCGGTCATCCCGGTCGACGGCGGCCTCGGCATGGGGCACTGA
- a CDS encoding SURF1 family protein, with protein sequence MSRYRFVLSRNWLLGALAAVVLAATCVWLGTWQWGRHETRASSNHLVEVNYDAEPAPLDEVVDPTEPVPYDAVWRRVELTGHYAGSDVLLRNRPVDGRPAVRVLTPFVATTPDGGELTVVVDRGWITTATQDDVAVPEPPAGEVELVARLRQAEPPADREAPPGQVYALAPEQVLEVAEVTGEDVLEGYVHAVEHRPAPAEALPQFPRPETTTGSHLSYAFQWWVFALGGLVGYLILVRREAGERAAQAGPSGHRERPRVRRRADEDEDALIEAQLAQRRAAADHPVDAS encoded by the coding sequence GTGAGCCGCTACCGCTTCGTCCTCTCCCGGAACTGGCTCCTGGGGGCCCTGGCCGCCGTCGTCCTCGCGGCGACGTGCGTGTGGCTGGGGACGTGGCAGTGGGGCCGGCACGAGACCCGGGCGTCGAGCAACCACCTCGTCGAGGTGAACTACGACGCCGAGCCGGCGCCCCTGGACGAGGTCGTCGACCCCACCGAGCCTGTGCCCTACGACGCCGTGTGGCGTCGGGTCGAGCTCACCGGGCACTACGCGGGCTCGGACGTGCTCCTGCGCAACCGCCCGGTGGACGGGCGGCCCGCGGTCCGCGTCCTCACCCCGTTCGTCGCCACGACCCCCGACGGCGGTGAGCTCACCGTCGTCGTCGACCGCGGCTGGATCACCACCGCGACGCAGGACGACGTCGCCGTCCCCGAGCCACCGGCCGGCGAGGTCGAGCTGGTCGCCCGGCTGCGGCAGGCGGAGCCGCCGGCGGACCGCGAGGCCCCGCCCGGGCAGGTCTACGCCCTCGCCCCCGAGCAGGTGCTCGAGGTCGCCGAGGTCACCGGCGAGGACGTGCTCGAGGGCTACGTCCACGCCGTGGAGCACCGCCCCGCGCCGGCGGAGGCGCTCCCGCAGTTCCCGCGCCCGGAGACCACCACCGGCTCGCACCTGTCGTACGCGTTCCAGTGGTGGGTCTTCGCGCTGGGTGGGCTCGTGGGATACCTCATCCTCGTCCGCCGCGAGGCGGGCGAGCGCGCGGCGCAGGCGGGCCCGTCCGGTCACCGCGAGAGGCCGCGCGTCCGCCGGCGGGCGGACGAGGACGAGGACGCCCTTATAGAGGCACAGCTGGCGCAGCGTCGCGCCGCAGCGGACCACCCCGTCGACGCATCGTGA
- a CDS encoding DUF3099 domain-containing protein, with protein sequence MRTSRGRRGRDEQVHSITSVRRALAEDVHDRTVRYLISMTVRTLCVFGAAFTEGWIRWVLVAGAVVLPYIAVVAANAGRERPKPGGSAPDARPDLPALGGPGPGPGDPPPPPFTLPEGGYLR encoded by the coding sequence GTGAGAACCTCCCGCGGCCGCCGCGGGCGCGACGAGCAGGTGCACTCCATCACCTCCGTCCGCCGCGCCCTGGCCGAGGACGTCCACGACCGCACCGTGCGGTACCTCATCTCGATGACCGTCCGCACGCTGTGCGTCTTCGGCGCCGCCTTCACCGAGGGGTGGATCCGCTGGGTCCTCGTCGCGGGAGCCGTCGTCCTGCCCTACATCGCCGTGGTCGCCGCCAACGCCGGGCGGGAGCGCCCCAAGCCGGGCGGGAGCGCGCCCGATGCCCGCCCCGACCTGCCCGCCCTCGGGGGTCCGGGACCCGGGCCCGGCGACCCGCCTCCGCCTCCGTTCACCCTGCCCGAAGGGGGCTACCTCCGATGA
- a CDS encoding ABC-F family ATP-binding cassette domain-containing protein, producing MITAHDVSMRIGARELLHEASFRIDAGMRIGLVGRNGAGKTTLTKLLAGEADSDGVIQYTGDIVRSGEVGYLPQDPRTGDLEVLAQDRVLSARGLDDIVRRLRKVEQVMATAEGEKQQQAMERYARLDAEFAAQGGWAAESEAARLTSNLGLPTRVLDQPLATLSGGQRRRVELARILFSGAETLLLDEPTNHLDHDSILWLRDYLKSYTGGFVVISHDADLLRETVNTVFHLDANRGVLDVYQLGWDAYLAQREQDERRRKRERANAEKKASVLMVQANKMRAKATKAVAAQNMARRAERLVAGLEETRRADKVAHLRFPDPAPCGKTPLTAEGLSKTYGSLEVFTDVDLAIDRGSKVVILGLNGAGKTTLLRILGGVEAPDTGKVVPGHGLKVGYYAQEHETLDVDRTVVENLRSAAPDMTDTQVRSVLGSFLFSGDDADKPAKVLSGGEKTRLALAVLVVSSANVLLLDEPTNNLDPASREEILGALRTFTGAVVLVTHDEGAVRALDPERVLLLPDGDEDLWNEGYVELVSLA from the coding sequence GTGATCACCGCCCACGACGTCTCCATGCGCATCGGCGCACGCGAGCTCCTCCACGAGGCGTCCTTCCGCATCGACGCCGGGATGCGGATCGGGCTCGTCGGTCGCAACGGCGCGGGCAAGACGACCCTCACCAAGCTGCTCGCCGGCGAGGCCGACTCCGACGGCGTCATCCAGTACACGGGCGACATCGTCCGCAGCGGCGAGGTGGGGTACCTGCCCCAGGACCCGCGCACCGGTGACCTCGAGGTCCTCGCCCAGGACCGGGTGCTCTCGGCCCGCGGGCTCGACGACATCGTGCGCCGCCTGCGCAAGGTCGAGCAGGTGATGGCCACGGCCGAGGGGGAGAAGCAGCAGCAGGCCATGGAGCGCTACGCGCGCCTGGACGCCGAGTTCGCCGCCCAGGGCGGGTGGGCCGCCGAGTCCGAGGCCGCCCGGCTCACGTCCAACCTCGGGCTGCCCACGCGCGTCCTCGACCAGCCGCTCGCCACGCTCTCCGGCGGGCAGCGCCGCCGCGTCGAGCTGGCCCGCATCCTCTTCTCCGGCGCCGAGACGCTTTTGCTCGACGAGCCGACGAACCACCTCGACCACGACTCGATCCTCTGGCTGCGGGACTACCTCAAGAGCTACACCGGCGGGTTCGTCGTCATCAGCCACGACGCCGACCTCCTGCGGGAGACCGTCAACACCGTCTTTCACCTCGACGCCAACCGGGGCGTCCTCGACGTCTACCAGCTCGGCTGGGACGCCTACCTCGCCCAGCGCGAGCAGGACGAGCGGCGCCGCAAGCGCGAGCGGGCGAACGCCGAGAAGAAGGCCTCGGTGCTCATGGTCCAGGCCAACAAGATGCGCGCGAAGGCCACGAAGGCCGTCGCCGCGCAGAACATGGCGCGCCGGGCCGAGCGGCTGGTCGCCGGGCTCGAGGAGACCCGCCGCGCGGACAAGGTGGCGCACCTGCGCTTCCCCGATCCCGCGCCCTGCGGCAAGACGCCGCTCACCGCGGAGGGGCTGAGCAAGACCTACGGCTCGCTCGAGGTCTTCACCGACGTCGACCTCGCCATCGACCGCGGGTCGAAGGTCGTCATCCTCGGCCTCAACGGCGCCGGCAAGACGACGCTGCTGCGGATCCTCGGCGGCGTCGAGGCCCCGGACACCGGCAAGGTCGTCCCCGGCCACGGGCTCAAGGTGGGCTACTACGCCCAGGAGCACGAGACCCTCGACGTCGACCGCACCGTCGTGGAGAACCTGCGCTCCGCGGCGCCCGACATGACCGACACCCAGGTGCGCTCCGTGCTCGGCTCGTTCCTCTTCTCCGGGGACGACGCGGACAAGCCCGCGAAGGTCCTCTCCGGCGGGGAGAAGACCCGCCTCGCGCTGGCCGTGCTCGTCGTCTCCTCGGCGAACGTCCTGCTCCTCGACGAGCCCACGAACAACCTCGACCCGGCCTCCCGCGAGGAGATCCTCGGGGCCCTGCGGACCTTCACCGGTGCCGTCGTCCTCGTCACCCACGACGAGGGCGCCGTCCGCGCCCTCGACCCCGAGCGCGTCCTCCTCCTGCCCGACGGCGACGAGGACCTGTGGAACGAGGGCTACGTCGAGCTGGTCTCCCTGGCCTGA